The following is a genomic window from Bacillus sp. V2I10.
TCATTCCCCCGTGCGTAAGCTTTCCTTTATTCTACATGACACGTGCATAAAATTCACGATTATTTCATAAAAATTTTTGAGAAAACTATTGAAAAACTATGAATAACTTGTTAAAGTGGTATTTATCAAATGAATAGATATAAATTAAAATTAATATTTATACATCCGAGAGGGGAAATTAAGTTGAATATAAATAAAAAAGTAGTGTTGGCTTATTCAGGCGGTTTAGATACATCAGTAGCAATCAAGTGGCTTCAGGATCAAGGGTATGAAGTGATCGCATGCTGTTTGGATGTCGGTGAAGGAAAAGACCTTGCATTTATTCAAAGCAAAGCGCTGCAGGTCGGAGCTTCTAAATCATACGTAATAGATGCTAAAAAGGAATTTGCTGATGAATTTGCATTGGTTGCTCTTCAATCACATGCTTTATATGAAGGGAAATACCCGCTTATATCTGCCCTGTCACGTCCGTTGATAGCTAAAAAGCTTGTAGAGGTTGCTGAGCAGGAGAATGCCATAGCAGTTGCACATGGCTGTACGGGAAAAGGCAACGATCAGGTTCGGTTTGAAGTATCTATTAAAGCATTGAACCCTAACCTTGAAGTGCTTGCTCCAGTCCGCGAGTGGAGCTGGTCGCGTGAGGAAGAAATTCAATATGCACAGGAAAATAATATTCCGATTCCAATTAATCTTGGAAGTCCGTTTTCAATTGATCAGAACTTATGGGGCCGAAGCAATGAGTGCGGAGTTCTTGAAGATCCATGGGCAGCTCCTCCCGAAGAAGCATATGACCTGACAAATTCCATTGAGAATACACCTGATTCACCTGACATGGTGGAGATCGAATTTGAACAGGGTGTGCCGGTTTCCTTAAATGGTACTGCGTATCCTCTTGCAGACTTAATTCTTCATTTAAATGCACTTGCAGGCAAGCATGGTGTCGGAAGAATTGATCATGTAGAGAACCGCCTTGTTGGAATTAAATCGCGTGAAGTATATGAATGTCCGGCTGCAATTACGCTGCTTAAAGCTCATAAAGAATTAGAAGATCTGACTTTAGTAAAAGAAGTGGCACACTTTAAACCTGTTATTGAAATGAAGCTGACAGAGCTTATTTATAACGGTTTATGGTTTTCGCCGCTCAAGGATGCCCTGCTTGGATTCCTGAAAGAGACACAAACTTATGTAACAGGAACGGTTCGGGTAAAACTCTTTAAAGGTCATGCCATTGTTGAAGGAAGAAAATCTGTATACTCTCTTTATGATGAAAAGCTTGCAACATATACAACAGAGGATTCATTTGATCATCAGGCAGCCGTTGGGTTCATCTCGCTTTATGGACTTCCTACCAAAGTAAGCAGCATGGTACAGGGAAAAAAGAAGGTGAATATATGAAAAAACTGTGGGGTGGCCGCTTTCAAAAAACACCTGAAAAATGGGTGGATGAATTTGGAGCATCCATTTCATTTGATAAAGAACTCGTTCTAGAAGATCTTCAGGGAAGTCTTGCGCATGTTCATATGCTCGGACAATGCGGGATCATCGAACCTGCTGAAGCCGAGCAAATTAAAACAGGCCTTCTTCTCTTAAAAGAAAAAGCTGAAAACGGAGAACTTCAGTTTTCAGTTGATTATGAAGACATACATTTAAATCTTGAAAAGCTGCTTATTGATGAAATCGGACCTGTCGGAGGGAAACTGCATACCGGCAGAAGCCGGAACGACCAAGTTGCTACAGACATGCACCTTTATTTGAAAAATCATGTAAAGGAAATTACCCAGCTGATTACAGCATTTCAGCAGACGCTTTTAGAAAAAGCAAAGGAGAATGTAGAAACGATTTTGCCTGGGTATACTCATCTTCAGCGTGCACAGCCGATTTCGTTTGCTCATCATCTCTTAGCCTATTTCTGGATGCTTGAGCGGGATAAACAGCGCTTTGATGAATCCTTAAAGCGGATAAATATTTCCCCGCTCGGCTGCGGGGCGCTTGCTGGGACAACGTTTCCGATTGATCGTCACTTAACTGCTGAACTGCTTGAGTTTGAAGGAATTTATGAAAACAGCCTTGACGGAGTAAGCGACCGTGATTTTATCGTGGAATTTCTAAGCAACAGCTCCCTGATGATGATGCACTTATCACGCTTTTGCGAAGAACTGATTTTATGGTGCAGCCAGGAATTTCAGTTTGTAGAGCTTGATGATACTTACGCAACGGGAAGCTCAATGATGCCGCAGAAGAAAAACCCGGATATGGCTGAATTAATTCGCGGTAAAACGGGACGGGTTTATGGCCATTTATTTGCTTTGCTGACGACTTTGAAAGGATTGCCGCTCGCATATAACAAAGATATGCAGGAGGATAAAGAGGGCATGTTTGACACAGTCCGCACAGTAGAAGGAAGTCTGCAAATATTTATTGGCATGATCGAAACGCTGAAAGTAAAAAAAGAGAAAATGAAGAAAGCTACAACAGAAGACTTTTCAAATGCAACAGAGCTTGCTGATTATCTCGCGAAAAAAGGCATGCCTTTCAGAGAAGCACACGAAGTAGTTGGGAAACTTGTTTATACTTGCATTGAAAATGGCATTTATTTAAAAGATCTTTCACTCGAAGAATATCAGGATGCATCTTCTTTATTTTCTTCAGATATATTCGAAACAATCGATCCATACACTGCTGTTGCAAAAAGAATCAGTGATGGCGGTACCGGTTTTTCAAAGGTTAATGAAGCAATAGCTAAAGCTGAAAAAGTATTACATGTGTAAAATTTGAAGGTTTTACCATCGTAAACAGCTCCATTTTCACAAACGATAGTACAGATACACTATCTGAATACGAGGAGCTGATATCGATGGGAAAAGAAAAAGATCCGAAAAATCAATCTGCTTATTATGATTATGAGGGTGAAAATGAAACTTCACAGCTGATTATAGATGCTTATTCAAGCGGGGTAGTTGAGCAGCAATATGAGCAAAATTTCCTTCAGGAAAATCTTCAGCCGAGAGAAGAAGAAAAAGAATAGTGAAACCTCATGAAAACAAGAAAAAAGTCATCAATCATGATGACTTTTTTCTTGTTTTTATGAGGATCCAGTAGAGCAGGTGAAAAACGTTCAGGAATAATGAAATGTATACATTAACCCGCAAACAATTGCCATCATTGTTCAAATTAATGGAAAACATGGATAAAATCGAACAAAGTAAAATACCCATCATGATTGGGATGAATCGGATAAAGAGCTTGCTGATATGAATGGATTCGGCTGGTTATAATAAAAGGCACTATAAACCCCAAAGCATCCTGTCAGGCTAAACCAAAAAAATTGCCGGCGTAAAAGCCGAGCGTATCTCGCCATATCAGCTGAAGCGCTGACACCAGAAATAGACTGAACAAAAACAAGGCTTGCATAAAGCGCCATTGTCAAAAAAGCAGAATTTGGTCAAGCGGGCATATCAAAGGCTGAAGGAGCTGCAGACCTTGTAGTAAAATACAAGTAGAGAATAAATCTTTGTCCAGCAATCAACGAAAGGCAGAAAAAGACTGAAATAAAGAGGCTCCTCCTTCCATAACCGCCAATGCGGGAAGAAGAAATTGCCTGCATTAGATGTATTACTTAAAAAGCCAACTCTTAAACTCCAATAATTGGGTAATCAAAGGATGCGAATGAGCCCCCAAAACAGCTAAAAACAATAAATTGGGTAATCATAGGGTACGTATGAGCCCCAAAACAGCAAAAATCAATGAATTGGATAATCATAGGGTACGTATGAGCCCCAAAACAGCAAAAATCAATGAATTGGGTAATCATAGTGTACGTATGGGACCCCAAAACAGCTAAAATCAATGAATTGGGTAATCATAGGGTACGTATGAGCCCCCAAAACAGCTAAAATCAATGAATTGGGTAATCAAAGGATGCGAATGAGCCCCCAAAACAGCAAAAATCAATGAATTGGGTAATCATAGGGTACGTATGAGCCCCCAAAACAGCTAAAAACAATAAATTGGGTAATCATAGGGTACGTATGAGCCCCCAAAACAGCAAAAATCAATGAATTGGGTAATCAAAGGATGCGAATGAGCCCCCAAAACAGCAAAAATCAATGAATTGGATAATCATAGGGTACGTATGAGCCCCCAAAACAGCAAAAATCAATGAATTGGGTAATCATAGGATGCGTATGAAGCCCTAATACAGCAAAAATCGATGAATTGGATAACAAAAGGATCCGTATGAAGCCTCAAAATAGTAAATTGATGACCTTCAGCTGATTCAAGTCGCCTGCGCTAGGAGAATTTCCGCTTTTTGTATTGTCCAGCCCCACCGCCCAACTCCTCGGCCAGAACAAATTCCCCCAAAAAGTCAAACCCGGACTTTTCGGATGAATTCTTATCTGTCTGCCTGCGCTAAACGGGCAGTTCCGCTTTTCGTATTGTAAGATTGCTTGCATTTCAATACA
Proteins encoded in this region:
- a CDS encoding argininosuccinate synthase, with amino-acid sequence MNINKKVVLAYSGGLDTSVAIKWLQDQGYEVIACCLDVGEGKDLAFIQSKALQVGASKSYVIDAKKEFADEFALVALQSHALYEGKYPLISALSRPLIAKKLVEVAEQENAIAVAHGCTGKGNDQVRFEVSIKALNPNLEVLAPVREWSWSREEEIQYAQENNIPIPINLGSPFSIDQNLWGRSNECGVLEDPWAAPPEEAYDLTNSIENTPDSPDMVEIEFEQGVPVSLNGTAYPLADLILHLNALAGKHGVGRIDHVENRLVGIKSREVYECPAAITLLKAHKELEDLTLVKEVAHFKPVIEMKLTELIYNGLWFSPLKDALLGFLKETQTYVTGTVRVKLFKGHAIVEGRKSVYSLYDEKLATYTTEDSFDHQAAVGFISLYGLPTKVSSMVQGKKKVNI
- the argH gene encoding argininosuccinate lyase: MKKLWGGRFQKTPEKWVDEFGASISFDKELVLEDLQGSLAHVHMLGQCGIIEPAEAEQIKTGLLLLKEKAENGELQFSVDYEDIHLNLEKLLIDEIGPVGGKLHTGRSRNDQVATDMHLYLKNHVKEITQLITAFQQTLLEKAKENVETILPGYTHLQRAQPISFAHHLLAYFWMLERDKQRFDESLKRINISPLGCGALAGTTFPIDRHLTAELLEFEGIYENSLDGVSDRDFIVEFLSNSSLMMMHLSRFCEELILWCSQEFQFVELDDTYATGSSMMPQKKNPDMAELIRGKTGRVYGHLFALLTTLKGLPLAYNKDMQEDKEGMFDTVRTVEGSLQIFIGMIETLKVKKEKMKKATTEDFSNATELADYLAKKGMPFREAHEVVGKLVYTCIENGIYLKDLSLEEYQDASSLFSSDIFETIDPYTAVAKRISDGGTGFSKVNEAIAKAEKVLHV